One genomic region from Microcystis panniformis FACHB-1757 encodes:
- a CDS encoding AAA-like domain-containing protein, which translates to MQENATAENVYKFSSTLSPSDPSYVDRRADLELYQALMNSQYCYIFNSRKMGKSSLTVRIQTQIEAQGVACSRIDLNELGTSVDQSSWYHSLILEIAEQLNLNMTDLESWIASQSVSNVGLLRQFIKEILLRKISTSIVIFIDEIDVVRKLPFATDDFFAYLRSCHEKRVINSDFNRISFVLIGTATPNQLIQDSQRTPFNIGKAIELNGLSLEDNCQPLMQGLEGLGVSPQEILQEIFSWTNGQPFLTQKLCYLMAKFKVQIPRSLLSAWMRDFVYKHIIDNWEKKDEPAFLSSIRERLIYHPDQGYLLRVYANLLKGKLVKASNTPEHDELLLSGLVIVDNQGYLRVANAIYQAIFNQKCLYNVLAASRPYQSEIAKWEDSNFTDTNCLLTGKKLEESKKWQEDKELDSIDYRFLAASESITRQKQSRLFMLAAGIFTSIVTGLLGLGFYHSWLLPYFYKIPYTKEPELFSQGEKKLLIKQENFYKDRGILAFKNANYLEAKQLFKKAYFAHPEDAETLIYYNNAIAYLSNNYVTLAVVIPSGKKNEISQEILKGIAQAQYLFNSQLPTSANNLFLNIVIANDNNDEKVAKIVAKEIVKDPKVIGVIGHYSSEATLAALPIYERAKITLISSTSSSNVIESEYFFRTVITNEKIGETLANYASQHDLDKVIVFNNSNQIDSQELTQEFHQAFQKKGGKITKVIDLSSSLDIDAEVLKAFSQDQVRGIVLFPSLESASVVVELSHTLEQLNTSTTLELKNKLVLLGSHSMYEHEMLVDSGKFIDNLVLAVPWFSHLIKSQNFVRDAQALWKEDISWRTATSYDAAQSFIAAIRALQSQNKISSELIQEHLENLNLSASLTSGNSLRFVDNESESNREPITVRVKSKLEAKLENSIQFQLESQRD; encoded by the coding sequence ATGCAAGAAAACGCAACCGCCGAGAATGTTTATAAGTTTTCTAGTACCTTATCTCCTTCCGATCCAAGCTATGTGGATAGAAGGGCTGATCTGGAATTGTACCAAGCTCTGATGAACAGTCAGTATTGTTATATTTTCAATTCTCGCAAAATGGGCAAGTCGAGTTTGACGGTACGCATCCAAACTCAAATTGAAGCCCAAGGAGTTGCCTGTTCCCGTATAGACTTAAATGAATTGGGGACATCAGTAGATCAATCTAGCTGGTATCATTCCTTAATTCTTGAAATTGCCGAACAATTAAACCTAAACATGACGGATTTAGAATCTTGGATCGCCAGTCAATCTGTTTCTAATGTTGGGTTACTTAGACAATTTATTAAAGAAATTTTATTGAGAAAAATTTCAACCAGCATTGTTATTTTTATTGATGAAATTGATGTGGTTAGAAAACTACCTTTTGCTACTGATGACTTTTTTGCTTACCTTAGGTCTTGTCATGAAAAGCGAGTTATTAATTCAGATTTTAATCGTATTTCATTTGTTTTAATTGGCACGGCTACCCCCAATCAATTAATTCAGGATAGTCAAAGAACTCCTTTCAATATTGGTAAAGCAATTGAATTAAATGGACTGTCGTTAGAAGATAACTGTCAACCCTTGATGCAGGGACTAGAAGGGTTGGGTGTGTCCCCTCAAGAAATTCTACAAGAAATTTTTAGCTGGACTAATGGTCAACCTTTTCTCACTCAAAAATTGTGTTATTTAATGGCCAAGTTTAAAGTTCAAATACCTCGGTCTCTCTTATCAGCTTGGATGCGAGATTTTGTTTATAAACACATTATTGATAACTGGGAAAAAAAAGATGAACCTGCTTTTTTATCAAGTATAAGAGAGCGACTTATTTATCATCCTGACCAAGGGTATTTACTAAGGGTTTATGCCAACCTTTTAAAAGGTAAATTGGTGAAAGCGAGTAACACACCAGAACATGATGAATTATTGCTATCTGGATTAGTTATCGTCGATAATCAGGGCTATCTTAGAGTGGCTAATGCTATTTATCAGGCAATTTTTAATCAAAAATGTTTATATAATGTATTAGCAGCTAGTCGTCCTTATCAATCGGAAATTGCTAAGTGGGAAGACTCAAATTTTACCGATACAAATTGTTTACTGACAGGTAAAAAGTTAGAGGAATCTAAAAAATGGCAAGAAGATAAAGAATTAGATAGTATCGATTATCGTTTTTTAGCAGCCTCTGAAAGCATTACTCGTCAAAAACAATCTCGTTTATTTATGTTAGCAGCGGGAATATTTACTAGCATTGTTACAGGTTTACTTGGGTTGGGATTCTACCATTCATGGCTGTTACCTTACTTTTATAAAATTCCCTATACTAAGGAGCCTGAACTATTTAGCCAAGGCGAAAAAAAGCTACTTATTAAACAGGAAAACTTTTATAAAGATCGGGGTATTTTGGCTTTTAAAAATGCTAATTATTTGGAAGCTAAACAGTTATTCAAAAAAGCCTATTTTGCTCATCCTGAAGATGCAGAAACCTTGATTTATTATAATAATGCTATCGCTTATTTAAGTAATAATTATGTGACTTTGGCGGTGGTTATTCCTAGTGGCAAAAAAAATGAAATTTCCCAAGAAATCCTTAAAGGGATTGCTCAAGCACAATATTTATTTAATAGCCAATTACCGACCAGTGCGAATAATTTATTTTTAAACATCGTTATTGCCAATGATAATAATGATGAAAAAGTTGCTAAGATAGTCGCCAAGGAAATCGTTAAAGACCCCAAAGTTATTGGAGTAATTGGACATTATTCTAGTGAAGCCACCTTAGCAGCTTTACCTATCTATGAAAGAGCCAAAATTACTTTAATTTCTTCTACAAGTTCCTCGAATGTAATTGAGAGTGAATACTTTTTTAGAACCGTTATCACCAATGAAAAAATTGGTGAAACTTTAGCTAATTATGCCAGCCAACATGATCTAGATAAGGTAATTGTTTTTAATAATTCTAACCAGATTGATAGCCAAGAACTTACTCAAGAGTTTCATCAAGCTTTCCAAAAAAAAGGCGGTAAAATCACTAAAGTAATTGATTTATCATCTTCCCTAGATATTGACGCAGAAGTTTTAAAAGCATTTTCCCAAGATCAAGTTAGAGGAATTGTCTTATTTCCCAGTTTGGAATCAGCTTCTGTGGTAGTAGAATTATCCCATACTCTTGAACAGTTGAATACCAGCACCACTTTAGAACTGAAAAATAAGCTAGTTCTTTTAGGGAGTCATTCCATGTATGAACATGAAATGTTGGTTGATAGCGGTAAATTTATTGATAATTTAGTTTTGGCTGTGCCTTGGTTTTCCCATCTAATTAAGTCCCAAAATTTTGTCAGAGATGCTCAAGCTTTATGGAAAGAAGATATTAGTTGGCGAACCGCTACCAGTTATGATGCAGCCCAATCATTTATAGCTGCTATTAGAGCCTTGCAATCCCAGAATAAAATTTCTTCAGAGTTGATACAAGAACATTTAGAAAACCTCAATCTTTCGGCCAGTTTGACCTCAGGCAATTCTCTCAGGTTTGTAGATAATGAATCCGAATCTAATCGAGAACCAATTACTGTCAGGGTTAAGAGTAAGTTAGAAGCAAAACTTGAAAACTCAATTCAGTTTCAATTGGAATCTCAACGAGACTAA
- a CDS encoding AAA-like domain-containing protein has protein sequence MSRKVTYGDIPRQRTKYLLNALLKFANYEVDNCENLAIKFSWINEKKLKIQAELNALEMLTEKCGQKLESWQIRDALTEYLNEKFLGILEDHRLNNQGKIRTFQITFWQRGHDILTNLRSFDQEWANKSKHQSPAIAAILSSLDEEKQQDYQTYIKDYVKRPPLEENCLKVLQQEQSLLRIRAPHNSGKTRLVNWLVHHLKQDNYQPVIIDCEEEKATIALSCEDLLLSICRTITQELKINESLLDKFWSRPGTPAHKTRRYLEEYVLQPSANPLVFVFEKFDTILETETIGNEICGILRSWHERRSQPWRKLRLIIIHSTEFYSNYDFYASPLIGVGYVASLSDFNAEQVLTFAQVNGINWTLSDVHKVMNLVGGNPYLIKLILVKLQEGKSLEKVLDDALQGREPFQSHFFLLMRYLKSNANLRNIFRQILQKKALTPAQMKGESVQFLERLGLIHKSYDNLEVRCNLYQVYFDDLLD, from the coding sequence ATGTCTAGAAAAGTTACTTATGGGGATATTCCCAGGCAAAGAACCAAATATCTACTTAATGCTCTGTTAAAGTTTGCTAACTACGAGGTGGATAATTGTGAAAATCTGGCTATTAAATTTAGCTGGATTAATGAGAAAAAATTGAAAATTCAAGCCGAACTTAATGCTTTAGAAATGCTGACAGAAAAATGTGGTCAAAAGCTGGAGTCATGGCAAATTCGGGATGCTTTGACGGAATATCTTAACGAAAAGTTTTTAGGTATTTTGGAAGATCATCGTCTCAATAATCAAGGAAAAATTCGTACTTTTCAAATTACTTTTTGGCAACGGGGTCATGATATTTTAACTAACCTAAGGAGCTTTGATCAAGAGTGGGCAAACAAAAGTAAACATCAATCTCCCGCAATTGCTGCTATTCTCTCCTCTTTAGATGAGGAAAAACAACAGGATTATCAGACATATATTAAGGATTATGTGAAACGTCCACCTCTGGAGGAAAATTGTCTCAAAGTTCTTCAGCAAGAACAATCGTTGCTAAGAATTCGCGCACCTCATAATAGTGGCAAAACCCGTTTAGTTAATTGGTTAGTCCATCATCTCAAACAAGATAATTATCAACCAGTTATCATTGATTGTGAGGAGGAAAAAGCTACTATTGCCCTTAGTTGTGAAGACTTGCTGCTGTCGATTTGTCGTACCATTACCCAAGAATTAAAGATTAACGAATCTCTTCTCGATAAATTTTGGTCTCGTCCCGGAACTCCTGCCCACAAAACTCGACGATATTTAGAAGAATATGTTCTCCAACCCAGCGCTAATCCTCTGGTTTTTGTCTTTGAAAAATTTGATACAATTTTGGAAACTGAAACAATCGGTAATGAAATTTGTGGTATTCTCAGAAGTTGGCATGAAAGACGTTCCCAACCTTGGCGGAAACTGCGCTTAATTATTATTCATTCAACGGAATTTTATAGCAACTACGATTTTTATGCCTCTCCCTTAATTGGTGTAGGTTATGTGGCTAGTTTATCGGATTTTAATGCGGAACAAGTTCTCACTTTCGCTCAAGTTAATGGCATTAATTGGACGTTATCAGATGTTCATAAGGTCATGAACTTAGTGGGAGGTAATCCTTATTTAATTAAGTTAATCTTGGTAAAATTGCAAGAAGGGAAGTCTCTAGAAAAGGTTCTAGATGATGCCTTGCAGGGACGAGAGCCATTTCAAAGTCATTTTTTCCTACTGATGAGATATCTGAAAAGTAATGCTAACCTACGGAATATTTTTAGGCAAATTCTTCAGAAAAAAGCTCTGACTCCGGCTCAAATGAAAGGAGAATCTGTCCAATTTTTGGAACGATTGGGACTGATCCACAAAAGTTATGATAACCTAGAGGTTCGTTGCAATTTGTATCAAGTATATTTTGACGACTTGCTTGATTAG
- a CDS encoding VOC family protein, with amino-acid sequence MTKIADIAYVTYQHPDLDLCERFLRDFGLITAVKTDTALYMRARGKKQFVYVVEWGKEAKFVSFALEATSESVLHELATLASASTVETLFTPGGGQRIKIIDPNGFNLELVYGIEEVEPLPIPEPLEWNHASRKTRLGRTQRPKKEPAPILRLGHLAIDVKDFEESYHWYQQTFGLKATDLIYYGHPSLRVGGFLRCQRGEEWVDHHTIAMLQGSHPKVHHTAFEVQDFDSIKIGHDWLREKGWTPVWGIGRHLLGSQVFDYWQDPFGSLIEHFTDGDLFEQTTEPELHAGGLDILYQWGPAIPESFLG; translated from the coding sequence ATGACTAAAATTGCTGATATTGCCTACGTTACCTATCAACATCCGGATTTAGACCTGTGCGAACGTTTTTTGAGGGATTTTGGCCTGATTACCGCAGTTAAAACCGATACAGCCTTGTATATGCGAGCTAGAGGCAAAAAACAGTTTGTCTATGTCGTAGAATGGGGAAAAGAAGCTAAATTTGTCAGTTTTGCCCTAGAAGCGACATCAGAATCCGTCTTACATGAACTAGCCACTTTAGCCTCCGCTTCGACCGTGGAAACCCTGTTCACCCCCGGCGGTGGTCAGCGCATCAAAATTATTGACCCCAACGGTTTTAACCTAGAATTGGTCTATGGTATCGAGGAAGTGGAACCTTTGCCGATTCCTGAACCCCTAGAATGGAATCACGCTAGTCGGAAAACCCGTTTAGGTCGCACCCAAAGGCCGAAAAAAGAACCCGCACCTATTTTACGTCTAGGTCATCTAGCTATTGATGTCAAAGACTTTGAGGAAAGCTATCACTGGTATCAGCAGACTTTTGGCTTAAAAGCAACAGATTTAATTTATTACGGCCATCCCAGTTTACGAGTCGGGGGTTTTCTTCGTTGTCAACGGGGAGAGGAATGGGTTGATCATCACACCATCGCCATGTTGCAAGGTTCTCACCCCAAAGTCCATCATACTGCCTTCGAGGTGCAAGATTTTGACTCTATTAAAATCGGCCACGATTGGTTACGAGAAAAAGGATGGACTCCTGTGTGGGGTATTGGTCGCCATTTGTTGGGAAGTCAAGTGTTTGACTATTGGCAAGATCCTTTCGGTAGCCTCATTGAACATTTTACCGATGGGGATCTTTTCGAGCAAACCACCGAGCCAGAACTTCATGCGGGTGGGTTAGATATTCTCTATCAATGGGGACCGGCGATTCCCGAAAGTTTTTTAGGTTAA
- a CDS encoding nitroreductase family protein, with amino-acid sequence MMNIAEIFQKRRSTRKFRTDAIPEEILAEIFRLGFQAPSSYNLQPWRFIVVREPENKAKLREFGFEQDKLVDAPVVLICCGDRQVNHRGYINQVIELGKQEGTISEKRAKFMHMAIPPFFQFKPCYQSPEAWSNRQVMIAVTYLMIAAQSLGVDSCPLEGFVAEPLREYFQIPDTVDVCCLLALGYADEPLSEYGGRFGTQKLCYGEIYGETFNLSPNHP; translated from the coding sequence ATGATGAATATTGCTGAAATATTTCAAAAAAGACGCTCTACTCGTAAATTTCGCACCGATGCCATTCCCGAAGAAATTTTAGCCGAAATTTTTCGTTTAGGATTCCAAGCTCCCTCTAGTTATAATTTGCAACCATGGCGATTTATAGTGGTTAGAGAACCAGAAAATAAGGCAAAATTGCGAGAATTCGGCTTTGAACAAGATAAATTGGTCGATGCACCCGTGGTTTTAATCTGTTGTGGCGATCGCCAAGTTAACCATCGTGGTTACATTAATCAAGTAATTGAGTTAGGAAAACAAGAGGGGACGATTTCCGAAAAACGGGCCAAGTTCATGCACATGGCCATTCCGCCTTTTTTCCAATTTAAACCCTGTTATCAGTCTCCAGAAGCTTGGAGCAACCGACAAGTTATGATTGCGGTTACTTATCTCATGATAGCGGCGCAAAGCTTGGGGGTGGATAGTTGTCCCCTAGAAGGATTTGTGGCTGAACCCTTGCGCGAGTATTTCCAAATTCCCGATACGGTCGATGTCTGTTGTCTCTTAGCCTTGGGATACGCTGATGAACCCTTGAGCGAGTATGGGGGACGTTTTGGGACTCAGAAGCTCTGCTATGGCGAAATTTACGGAGAAACCTTTAATTTAAGCCCAAATCACCCCTAG
- a CDS encoding AMP-binding protein, translated as MALCLDTKLNLSEISSLVDIIRYRAQYQPQKTAYTFLVDGETEEKRLTYGELFLEAQAIANSLQSILLPGERVLLAYPSGLEFITGFFGCLLAGVVAIPVNLPKKNQKMARLTSILNNSQASLLLSTQSELDQLKRQLDRDIPFLATDSLIGKSLAEDHPTQIKPETLAFLQYTSGSTGTPKGVMVNHENLLNNLRDIASGILDLDGEQDEKSVMVTWLPTFHDMGLIYGILLPFYRGFPCYLMSPVSFLQRPFGWLNAISKYRATHTAAPNFAYKRCLDKIKEEQLTDLDLSSWKVAINGAETVRIEILSEFARKFAPCGFEFAAFCPGYGLAEATLKVAAVRKNQVPQICWVEKAALNRHQIVFTEKSPNSQSLVSCGQTEIDTEIAIVNPETCQRCPSQQVGEIWVKGKTVAQGYWQHPEATEKTFQAVIADTGQGFYLRTGDLGFIHQGQLYITGRLKDLMIIRGGNYYPQDIEQTVEQCYPDFCPSGTAAFTVEIEAEEKLVLVQEVERTAIRRFNQQKALEAVRRAVFQEHELQVYDIAFIKPASLSKTSSGKIQRHACRQQYLNQQLPLISSPMPTLTPPLSSHQADPTTASQEKTEQILTWLRDYAKTRINSHLIDDRRCVPPYIVMDFGNQGLMGMQIPEEYGGIALNNRNFLQVMEQLAAIDLTLATMVSLNNSLGIRPLLNYGTISLKQELLPLLATGRQLSSFGMTEPEAGANIGAISTVAVPDGRDKWRIRGLKRWNGSAWAGMINVFVRLLDSEEPGNNGLTGFLVRQGTPGLRLGPESLTMGLRGIMQNAIYFEDVLVTKEQLLGELGNGTEPADDALLYARLGIGMMGVGGMKRCLQLMLRYASRRSIATGKLLESPITLARFDHLTGATVALSSLLKCITTALDQKVAVPREMAVIAKITGADYLWEAADSLVQMLGGRGYMETNLAPQILRDARVLRIGEGPNESLKIFLGKSITHTDKLGEFLTKVLEAPEIALQLHSTAQSINQRCLQSNLWGDRSAALAWAYSLIGELGCYAALVATTAKMSQIHPGEKYSHALAWSQLQFDLSVQKALRGTPEENFASSVATIRDRILDYTQSIDDIEQRLEGSDYQLDELLTLEPEAKQTHPQAETSLVEIASQPRQDRVNSPSSPKKSLLSQQTPEKVEMWLSNWLHQKLKVNPATIQTSQSFADFGLDSIFAVELAQDLADWSGIPVEATIVWNYPTIDSLAEYLANQINQSNTGAESANNREKSEILAVLPQISEEEISAFFS; from the coding sequence ATGGCTCTTTGTTTAGATACTAAGCTTAATTTGTCAGAAATAAGCAGTTTAGTCGATATTATTCGTTATCGCGCCCAATATCAACCCCAAAAAACTGCTTATACCTTTTTAGTCGATGGCGAAACCGAAGAAAAACGCCTTACCTACGGGGAATTATTTCTAGAAGCGCAAGCGATTGCCAATAGTCTCCAATCCATCCTATTACCGGGGGAACGAGTTTTATTAGCATACCCTTCGGGATTAGAGTTTATTACTGGGTTTTTCGGCTGTTTATTAGCAGGAGTAGTGGCAATTCCAGTTAATTTGCCCAAGAAAAACCAAAAGATGGCTCGCTTAACTTCTATTCTTAACAATTCGCAAGCAAGCTTACTTTTAAGCACACAATCGGAATTAGACCAATTAAAAAGGCAACTAGACAGAGACATTCCCTTTCTAGCTACGGATAGCTTAATCGGCAAAAGTTTAGCCGAAGACCACCCCACTCAGATAAAACCAGAGACCTTAGCCTTTTTACAATACACCTCTGGTTCCACGGGGACTCCCAAAGGAGTGATGGTCAATCACGAGAATCTTTTGAATAACCTCCGAGATATTGCTTCTGGAATATTAGATTTAGACGGGGAACAGGATGAAAAGAGCGTTATGGTGACATGGTTGCCAACTTTTCATGATATGGGGCTAATTTATGGTATTTTACTGCCTTTTTATCGAGGATTTCCCTGTTATCTCATGTCTCCGGTTTCCTTTTTACAACGTCCTTTCGGTTGGTTAAATGCCATCAGCAAATACAGAGCCACCCACACTGCCGCCCCTAATTTTGCCTATAAACGTTGTCTTGACAAGATTAAAGAGGAGCAGCTGACGGATTTAGACTTAAGCAGTTGGAAAGTGGCTATAAATGGCGCAGAAACCGTCAGAATAGAAATTTTAAGCGAATTTGCTCGTAAATTTGCCCCCTGTGGTTTTGAGTTTGCCGCTTTTTGTCCGGGTTATGGTTTAGCCGAGGCCACCTTAAAAGTTGCTGCTGTCAGGAAAAATCAAGTTCCTCAAATCTGCTGGGTTGAAAAAGCCGCGTTAAACCGTCATCAAATCGTTTTTACGGAAAAAAGCCCAAATTCTCAATCCTTAGTCAGTTGTGGACAAACAGAAATCGACACAGAAATTGCCATTGTTAATCCTGAAACCTGTCAACGCTGTCCCTCCCAGCAGGTGGGAGAAATTTGGGTGAAAGGCAAAACCGTTGCCCAGGGCTATTGGCAACATCCCGAAGCTACAGAAAAAACTTTTCAAGCAGTTATCGCCGATACTGGACAGGGTTTTTATTTGCGTACAGGGGATTTAGGTTTTATTCATCAGGGTCAACTATACATCACCGGACGCTTGAAAGACCTGATGATTATTCGCGGTGGTAACTACTATCCCCAGGATATCGAACAGACCGTAGAACAATGCTATCCCGACTTTTGCCCCAGTGGAACTGCCGCCTTTACCGTAGAAATCGAGGCAGAAGAAAAGTTAGTCCTGGTTCAAGAGGTGGAAAGAACGGCAATTCGCCGTTTTAACCAGCAAAAAGCCCTAGAAGCAGTTCGTCGAGCGGTTTTTCAAGAACACGAATTGCAAGTTTATGATATCGCTTTTATCAAACCCGCATCTCTGTCCAAAACTTCTAGCGGCAAAATTCAACGCCACGCTTGCCGTCAACAGTATTTAAACCAGCAACTTCCACTAATTTCATCTCCTATGCCGACGCTAACCCCCCCCCTCAGCAGTCACCAAGCTGACCCCACAACCGCTAGTCAAGAAAAAACCGAGCAAATCTTGACTTGGTTGCGAGATTACGCCAAAACTCGCATTAATTCCCATCTGATTGATGACCGTCGTTGTGTGCCGCCCTATATTGTCATGGATTTTGGCAATCAAGGACTGATGGGAATGCAGATTCCCGAAGAATACGGGGGAATAGCCCTTAATAATCGCAATTTTTTGCAGGTGATGGAACAATTAGCCGCCATTGATTTAACCTTGGCGACGATGGTCAGTCTCAATAACAGCTTAGGTATCCGTCCGCTGCTCAACTACGGGACTATTTCCCTCAAGCAAGAATTATTACCTCTTTTAGCGACAGGAAGACAATTATCCTCCTTTGGCATGACGGAACCGGAAGCAGGAGCGAATATCGGGGCAATTAGTACCGTTGCAGTGCCGGATGGTCGAGATAAATGGCGAATTCGCGGCCTTAAGCGTTGGAATGGTTCTGCTTGGGCCGGAATGATTAATGTTTTTGTCCGTTTGCTTGATTCGGAAGAACCGGGGAATAACGGTTTGACAGGTTTTCTTGTCCGTCAAGGCACCCCCGGTCTGCGTTTGGGACCTGAATCCCTAACTATGGGATTACGGGGAATTATGCAAAATGCCATCTATTTTGAGGATGTTTTAGTCACTAAAGAGCAATTGCTGGGAGAATTGGGCAATGGCACTGAACCCGCCGACGATGCTTTACTTTATGCCCGTTTAGGTATTGGCATGATGGGAGTTGGCGGCATGAAACGCTGTTTACAATTAATGTTACGTTATGCCAGCCGTCGTTCGATCGCTACAGGTAAATTGCTAGAAAGTCCGATTACTTTAGCCCGTTTTGACCATTTAACTGGGGCTACGGTGGCCTTGTCCAGTCTCTTAAAGTGTATTACCACCGCCTTAGACCAAAAAGTTGCCGTTCCCAGGGAAATGGCCGTTATTGCCAAGATTACGGGGGCTGATTACCTCTGGGAAGCGGCCGATAGTCTCGTTCAGATGCTCGGGGGTAGAGGTTACATGGAAACTAATCTTGCCCCGCAAATTCTCCGGGATGCCAGAGTTTTACGAATTGGCGAAGGTCCTAACGAAAGTTTGAAAATCTTTTTGGGCAAAAGTATCACCCATACGGACAAATTAGGCGAATTTCTGACAAAAGTTCTGGAAGCGCCCGAGATTGCCCTGCAACTCCACAGCACTGCCCAATCTATTAATCAGCGTTGTCTCCAGTCTAATCTCTGGGGTGATCGTTCTGCCGCCTTAGCTTGGGCCTATTCTTTAATCGGAGAATTGGGTTGTTACGCCGCTTTAGTAGCAACAACGGCGAAAATGTCCCAAATTCACCCCGGGGAAAAGTACAGTCATGCCCTAGCTTGGAGTCAATTGCAGTTTGATTTATCTGTGCAGAAAGCTCTCCGGGGAACACCCGAAGAAAACTTTGCTTCTTCGGTGGCAACTATCCGCGATCGTATCCTCGATTATACTCAATCTATTGATGATATCGAACAACGTCTAGAGGGTTCCGATTATCAACTCGACGAGTTATTGACGTTGGAACCAGAAGCTAAACAGACTCATCCTCAAGCTGAAACTTCTCTGGTCGAAATTGCTAGTCAACCGCGGCAAGACCGAGTAAATAGCCCCTCTAGTCCGAAAAAGTCCCTTCTTAGCCAACAAACTCCCGAAAAGGTGGAAATGTGGTTAAGTAATTGGTTACACCAGAAATTAAAGGTCAATCCAGCCACTATCCAAACCAGCCAGTCTTTTGCTGATTTTGGCTTAGATTCAATTTTTGCCGTGGAATTAGCCCAAGATCTGGCCGATTGGTCGGGAATCCCCGTCGAAGCCACCATTGTTTGGAATTATCCCACTATTGATAGTTTGGCAGAATATTTAGCTAACCAGATTAATCAAAGCAATACTGGGGCTGAATCGGCAAATAATCGAGAAAAAAGCGAAATTTTAGCAGTTTTACCCCAAATATCCGAAGAAGAAATCTCTGCCTTCTTTAGTTAA